One Vibrio penaeicida DNA segment encodes these proteins:
- a CDS encoding Grx4 family monothiol glutaredoxin, translated as METIDKIKQQIAENTILLYMKGSPKLPSCGFSSQASQALMACGEKFAYVDILQNPDIRAELPKYAQWPTFPQLWVEGELVGGCDIIIEMFQKGELQPLIKEAAAKIEDAE; from the coding sequence ATGGAAACCATCGACAAAATCAAGCAACAGATTGCTGAAAATACAATCCTTCTTTACATGAAAGGCTCCCCAAAACTGCCAAGCTGCGGTTTTTCTTCTCAAGCTTCTCAAGCGCTTATGGCGTGTGGCGAGAAATTCGCCTATGTAGACATTCTGCAAAATCCGGATATCCGCGCAGAGCTTCCAAAATACGCTCAGTGGCCGACATTCCCACAGCTTTGGGTTGAAGGTGAGCTAGTTGGTGGTTGCGATATCATCATTGAGATGTTCCAGAAAGGTGAACTACAGCCTCTTATTAAAGAAGCTGCAGCGAAAATTGAAGACGCAGAATAA
- the sodB gene encoding superoxide dismutase [Fe], which produces MAFELPALPYAKDALEPHISAETLDFHHGKHHNTYVVKLNGLVPGTEFENKSLEEIIKSSTGGIFNNAAQIWNHTFYWHCLAPNAGGEPTGAVADAINASFGSFEEFKAKFTDSAINNFGSSWTWLVKKSDGSLDIVNTSNAATPLTEEGITPLLTVDLWEHAYYIDFRNVRPDYMGAFWALVNWDFVAENLAK; this is translated from the coding sequence ATGGCATTTGAACTACCAGCTCTTCCTTACGCTAAAGATGCGCTAGAACCACATATTTCTGCGGAAACTTTAGATTTTCACCACGGCAAACACCACAACACATACGTGGTAAAGCTGAACGGTCTAGTACCTGGTACTGAATTCGAAAACAAATCTCTTGAAGAAATCATCAAATCTTCAACGGGCGGTATTTTCAACAATGCAGCACAGATCTGGAACCACACGTTTTACTGGCACTGCCTAGCACCAAACGCTGGCGGCGAACCAACAGGTGCAGTAGCTGACGCTATCAACGCATCATTCGGTTCTTTCGAAGAGTTCAAAGCAAAGTTCACTGATTCCGCAATCAATAACTTTGGTTCTTCTTGGACTTGGCTTGTGAAAAAGTCTGATGGTTCTTTGGACATCGTTAACACTTCAAACGCAGCAACACCACTTACTGAAGAAGGTATTACTCCTCTTCTAACTGTTGATCTGTGGGAACACGCTTACTACATCGATTTCCGTAATGTTCGTCCTGATTACATGGGTGCATTCTGGGCATTGGTTAACTGGGACTTCGTAGCAGAAAACCTAGCAAAGTAA
- a CDS encoding 3-deoxy-D-manno-octulosonic acid transferase yields the protein MKFDAYLEKHFQILFFLILAAGTLFSIYYSGNQLLDGDQDQMLLKGYMGAYAGNWLPFGNYGSTVGNVPGYLSALVVGGPLLLWDSPWAPMAFLIAIRIASVFILDAVLKHYFSKPVRLVFVLLVWFSPWMQYDNVLYNPSYLLFFAALHFWTAFKMREGVSFGYSFLHVLSIGMAMQLHFSWPLLAFVSFYLLYRGLGKVSWVGVICGVLVTGASLIPYFIEMMNNDQIVQESDRYIGYGLTHVYPVLKSVLYWIRYGSMMFSNKAIANSTFEWITTIEFARLALVYIWKAWVFGVGAFTVVVSARYSWRLWKHVKPMIRKSEDVATKEDWLPLYAFGVFIAILICAALAPITFNYWHLMLAYPFAIIPILYGVKQFLESKPERFKLFFLIAVCHLVLVNIVASNDSRKYSSSASYVEQVNKFVKDHHSVIYKKSE from the coding sequence GTGAAATTTGACGCTTATTTAGAAAAGCACTTTCAAATTCTGTTCTTTCTTATTTTGGCTGCTGGCACCCTCTTCTCCATTTATTACTCGGGAAATCAGCTACTAGATGGCGACCAAGACCAAATGCTTCTAAAAGGCTATATGGGCGCTTATGCCGGTAATTGGCTCCCGTTTGGTAACTATGGCAGTACAGTCGGCAATGTACCCGGTTATCTCTCAGCATTGGTTGTAGGTGGTCCTCTTCTTTTATGGGATTCCCCTTGGGCTCCAATGGCCTTTTTGATCGCCATCCGTATTGCTTCTGTTTTTATCTTAGATGCCGTTCTTAAACATTATTTCTCAAAACCAGTGCGACTGGTTTTTGTATTGCTCGTTTGGTTTAGCCCATGGATGCAATACGACAACGTTCTCTATAACCCTTCTTACCTTCTGTTTTTTGCTGCACTTCATTTTTGGACTGCTTTCAAAATGCGTGAGGGAGTGTCTTTTGGGTACAGCTTTTTGCATGTGCTTTCCATTGGTATGGCAATGCAACTTCATTTCTCATGGCCGTTGTTAGCGTTTGTCTCGTTTTATTTGCTGTATCGTGGCTTAGGGAAAGTTTCTTGGGTAGGCGTTATTTGTGGGGTTTTGGTGACTGGAGCTTCATTGATTCCATATTTCATCGAGATGATGAACAATGATCAAATTGTACAAGAAAGCGACCGCTATATCGGCTACGGATTAACCCATGTATATCCTGTATTAAAATCTGTGCTTTATTGGATTCGCTATGGATCCATGATGTTCTCTAACAAAGCCATCGCAAATAGTACATTTGAATGGATCACGACAATAGAGTTTGCTCGATTAGCGTTAGTCTACATCTGGAAAGCTTGGGTATTTGGAGTGGGTGCATTTACAGTTGTCGTGTCTGCGCGCTATAGCTGGCGTTTATGGAAACACGTAAAACCAATGATTCGGAAATCTGAAGACGTCGCCACAAAAGAAGATTGGCTGCCACTTTATGCTTTTGGTGTCTTCATTGCGATTCTGATATGCGCAGCATTAGCCCCTATCACATTCAACTATTGGCACTTAATGCTCGCCTACCCTTTCGCCATCATCCCTATTCTATACGGTGTTAAGCAGTTTTTAGAAAGCAAACCAGAGCGCTTTAAGTTGTTCTTCTTGATTGCAGTTTGTCATCTGGTGTTGGTGAATATCGTCGCGTCTAACGACAGTAGGAAATACTCATCATCCGCCAGTTATGTTGAGCAAGTGAATAAGTTTGTAAAAGATCATCATTCTGTGATTTACAAAAAGAGTGAATGA
- the motY gene encoding flagellar protein MotY: MGLAMVASSSASAMQTRYVANPGQSKWEMSVNTPLECQLVHPIPNYGSAVFTSRASKKINLDFELKMYRPMGETRNVSLVSMPPIWRAGENAEQISNLKFFKQFDGYIGGQTAWGLLSELEKGRYPTFGYADWQSRDKRVEVALSSVLFQHSYNAFSMCISQLLPYSFEDISFTILHYDRNSDQLNKASQKRLAKIAEYVKHNKDIDLVLVAAYTDSSGGKKGNQSLSERRAGVLSEYFQSIGLPQNRIEVQGFGERRPVADNSSPLGKDKNRRVVISLGRTQV, from the coding sequence ATGGGTTTAGCTATGGTAGCGTCGAGCAGTGCTTCCGCCATGCAAACTCGTTATGTGGCTAATCCTGGTCAGTCGAAATGGGAAATGTCGGTGAATACACCATTAGAGTGCCAATTGGTGCATCCCATACCTAATTACGGCTCAGCTGTGTTTACTTCTCGTGCTAGCAAGAAAATCAATCTCGACTTTGAATTAAAAATGTATCGCCCTATGGGAGAAACTCGCAACGTTTCATTGGTATCGATGCCGCCTATATGGAGAGCGGGAGAAAATGCAGAACAGATTTCCAATTTGAAGTTCTTCAAGCAGTTTGATGGTTACATTGGGGGGCAAACTGCTTGGGGACTTCTCTCCGAACTTGAAAAGGGGCGTTATCCGACTTTTGGCTATGCGGACTGGCAAAGCCGCGATAAAAGGGTAGAGGTTGCTCTTTCATCGGTACTGTTCCAACACTCTTACAATGCTTTTAGTATGTGCATTAGCCAACTATTGCCGTACAGCTTTGAAGATATTTCCTTTACGATTTTGCATTATGATCGCAATAGTGACCAACTAAACAAAGCCTCACAAAAACGGCTGGCCAAAATTGCCGAGTACGTGAAACACAATAAGGACATCGATTTGGTTTTGGTCGCGGCTTATACCGACTCTAGTGGTGGTAAAAAGGGCAATCAGAGCTTGTCCGAACGCCGAGCTGGTGTATTGAGTGAATACTTCCAGTCGATAGGGTTACCGCAAAATAGAATTGAAGTCCAAGGGTTCGGTGAGAGAAGACCAGTAGCCGATAACAGCTCTCCTCTTGGTAAAGACAAAAACCGTC
- a CDS encoding Na+/H+ antiporter family protein, whose amino-acid sequence MNPVVISVCIMLVLALMRVNVVVALTFSAVVGGLVSGMSLNEAVSAFESGLGGGATIALSYAMLGTFAVAISKSGITDMLANAVIRKINGSESKTASTGLKYFILVALILVTMSSQNIIPVHIAFIPILIPPLLQVFAKFKLDRRLIACLITFGLITPYMVLPIGFGGIFLNNILLKNLHDNGLDVVASQVPVAMLLPAAGMIFGLLTALFFSYSKPRDYKEITLDNSAQNQQPEVKSKNIWIAIVGIVTALAVQLATGSMIIGALAGFMVFTFGGVIAWKETQDVFTKGVHMMAMIGFIMIAAAGFAAVMKQTGGVESLVEALSTSIGDNKPLAALLMLIVGLLVTMGIGSSFSTIPILATIYVPLAITFGFSPLATVALVGTAAALGDAGSPASDSTLGPTSGLNADGQHEHIWETVVPTFVHYNIPLIAFGWIAAMVL is encoded by the coding sequence ATGAACCCCGTTGTAATTTCTGTGTGCATCATGTTGGTACTCGCTCTGATGCGAGTCAACGTTGTCGTTGCACTCACTTTTAGCGCCGTCGTTGGCGGCCTTGTATCTGGAATGTCACTCAATGAAGCTGTATCCGCGTTTGAAAGCGGTCTGGGCGGCGGAGCAACCATCGCTCTAAGCTATGCCATGCTTGGCACATTTGCTGTGGCAATTTCGAAGTCTGGCATTACCGATATGCTCGCCAATGCCGTTATTCGAAAGATAAATGGCTCGGAAAGTAAAACAGCGTCCACTGGATTGAAATACTTCATTCTTGTTGCGCTCATTTTAGTTACCATGTCGTCTCAAAACATCATTCCCGTGCACATTGCGTTCATCCCCATTCTGATCCCACCTCTCTTGCAAGTGTTCGCCAAATTCAAGCTAGACAGACGTTTAATTGCTTGCTTGATCACGTTTGGGTTGATCACCCCTTACATGGTTTTACCTATTGGATTTGGTGGGATTTTTCTAAACAACATCTTGCTTAAGAACTTGCACGACAACGGTTTGGATGTCGTGGCATCGCAAGTTCCTGTTGCCATGTTACTCCCTGCAGCCGGAATGATATTTGGCTTACTCACTGCGTTATTCTTTAGTTACAGCAAGCCACGGGACTATAAAGAGATAACGTTAGATAACTCAGCTCAAAATCAACAGCCAGAAGTGAAAAGCAAAAACATTTGGATAGCTATAGTCGGCATTGTGACAGCGCTTGCCGTGCAACTGGCTACTGGTTCAATGATTATTGGTGCCTTAGCGGGCTTTATGGTGTTCACATTTGGTGGCGTTATTGCGTGGAAAGAAACGCAAGATGTTTTCACTAAAGGTGTTCACATGATGGCAATGATAGGTTTTATCATGATAGCTGCTGCCGGATTTGCAGCCGTAATGAAACAAACTGGAGGCGTTGAATCGCTAGTAGAAGCGCTTTCTACCTCTATTGGGGATAACAAGCCCTTAGCCGCGCTGTTAATGTTGATTGTCGGCTTACTGGTCACAATGGGCATTGGCTCGTCGTTTTCGACCATTCCTATCTTGGCAACGATTTATGTACCCTTAGCCATTACGTTTGGCTTCTCTCCCCTTGCAACTGTGGCTTTAGTCGGTACAGCTGCCGCGTTAGGAGATGCAGGTTCACCAGCATCAGATTCCACATTGGGGCCTACATCTGGGCTAAATGCGGATGGGCAGCATGAACATATATGGGAAACTGTGGTTCCGACATTCGTTCACTACAATATACCGCTCATCGCCTTTGGCTGGATTGCAGCGATGGTGTTGTAG
- a CDS encoding VC2046/SO_2500 family protein, with product MNIHTLDKAAIISELNVGSGISQAVNTGRRADFALLVSMFSNDVRDNTPVEAVETQEISDDRLRQQFDLAEPQALRSSEESYERSALQANLFHKSGIASARLAHGLSPDALAYLPQGTHDLPEEVYHNLSGHERRKLAETTTTNVVPQEIYKQMSEASLLHKLKMSA from the coding sequence ATGAACATTCATACATTAGACAAAGCGGCTATCATTAGCGAACTCAATGTGGGCTCTGGCATCAGCCAGGCAGTCAACACTGGGCGTCGCGCCGATTTTGCTTTACTTGTATCCATGTTTTCAAACGATGTTCGAGACAATACCCCCGTTGAAGCCGTTGAGACTCAAGAAATCAGCGATGATAGATTGAGACAACAGTTTGACTTAGCCGAACCTCAGGCACTTCGTTCTAGTGAAGAATCCTATGAACGTTCTGCACTGCAGGCAAATTTATTTCATAAATCGGGTATCGCTAGCGCAAGACTCGCTCACGGACTTTCCCCTGATGCTCTAGCCTACTTACCTCAAGGCACTCATGATCTACCTGAAGAGGTTTATCACAACCTCTCAGGCCACGAACGCCGCAAACTCGCTGAAACAACGACCACCAACGTTGTTCCTCAGGAAATCTATAAGCAGATGTCTGAAGCAAGCCTACTACACAAACTTAAGATGTCGGCTTAA
- the rnt gene encoding ribonuclease T: MTEINSDLTLKQRFRGYFPVVIDVETAGFNAKTDALLEICAVTLKMDEEGNLVPASTIHFNVEPFEGANLEKEALEFNGIRDPFSPLRGAVTEAEALKEIYKLVRKEQKAADCNRAIIVAHNATFDHNFVMAASERSKLKRVPFHPFATFDTATLSGLAYGQTVLAKACKVAGMEFDNKEAHSALYDTEKTAELFCGIVNKWKALGGWPLHTETES; the protein is encoded by the coding sequence ATGACTGAGATAAACAGCGACCTTACATTGAAACAACGCTTTAGAGGCTACTTCCCTGTCGTAATTGATGTGGAAACAGCTGGATTTAATGCAAAAACCGATGCACTTCTAGAAATTTGTGCCGTCACGTTAAAAATGGATGAAGAAGGCAACTTAGTGCCAGCGTCGACCATTCATTTCAATGTCGAGCCGTTTGAAGGGGCAAATTTAGAAAAAGAAGCACTTGAATTCAATGGCATTCGCGACCCGTTCAGTCCTCTTCGAGGTGCAGTCACAGAAGCCGAAGCACTCAAAGAAATATATAAGCTCGTGCGTAAGGAACAAAAAGCAGCAGACTGTAATCGCGCCATTATTGTTGCTCACAATGCGACGTTTGATCATAACTTTGTTATGGCGGCAAGCGAGAGAAGCAAACTCAAGCGAGTACCTTTTCACCCGTTCGCAACGTTTGATACAGCAACCCTAAGTGGTCTTGCATATGGACAAACTGTACTAGCAAAGGCATGTAAAGTGGCAGGAATGGAGTTCGATAACAAAGAAGCTCACTCAGCGCTTTATGATACAGAAAAAACCGCAGAGTTGTTTTGTGGCATCGTAAACAAATGGAAAGCACTGGGTGGGTGGCCACTTCATACAGAAACAGAATCTTAA
- the adhE gene encoding bifunctional acetaldehyde-CoA/alcohol dehydrogenase encodes MPVTNLAELDAMVARVKAAQAEFATYSQEQVDKIFRAASLAANQARIPLAQQAVEESGMGIVEDKVIKNHFASEYIYNKYKDEKTCGVLDEDESLGTMTIAEPVGIICGIVPTTNPTSTAIFKSLISLKTRNAIIFSPHPRAKNSTNDAAKLVLDAAVAAGAPKDIIGWIDQPSVELSNALMKHDDIALILATGGPGMVKAAYSSGKPAIGVGAGNVPVVIDETADIKRAVASILMSKTFDNGVVCASEQAAIVVDDVYDEVKERFASHKAYVLSKDEAAKVRKILLIEGNLNAKIVGQPAPAIAEMAGVTVPADTKVLVGEGLGKVSYDDEFAHEKLSPTLGLFRADNFEDAVAQAVTMVEIGGIGHTSGLYTDQDKNADRVRYFGDKLKTARILINIPTTHGGIGDLYNFNVAPSLTLGCGSWGGNSISENVGPKHLINKKTVAKRAENMLWHKLPKSIYFRRGSLPVALGDLEGKKRAFIVTDRFLFNNGYADETISILKANGMEVQTFFDVEADPVLSAVQKGADSMKSFQPDVIIALGGGSPMDAAKIMWVMYEHPETAFEDLAMRFMDIRKRIYKFPKMGKKAEMVCIPTTSGTGSEVTPFAVVTDDKTGAKYPLADYELTPQMAIVDANLVMNMPKSLCAFGGYDAVVHALEAYVSVLANEYSDGQALQALKMLKEYLPSSYANGSNDPIAREKVHNAATIAGIAFANAFLGVCHSMAHKIGAEFHLAHGMTNAMLIDNVVRYNANDNPTKQTAFSQYDRPQARRRYAEVADHLDLTQPGDRTAQKIERLLGWLDELKDNLDIPKSIQAAGVNEADFLAKIDELAVDAFDDQCTGANPRYPLISELKDVMLSAYYGKPYIEGETFEGTTVIKKKADQVAAKPAPKAAAKATKKEKAEA; translated from the coding sequence ATGCCTGTAACTAATCTGGCTGAACTTGATGCAATGGTCGCACGTGTTAAAGCGGCTCAAGCAGAATTTGCTACTTACTCTCAAGAGCAAGTAGATAAAATTTTCCGCGCAGCATCTCTAGCCGCTAACCAAGCTCGTATTCCTCTAGCACAGCAAGCGGTAGAAGAGTCTGGTATGGGTATTGTTGAAGATAAGGTTATCAAAAACCACTTTGCTTCTGAGTACATCTACAATAAGTATAAAGATGAAAAAACATGTGGTGTTCTAGACGAAGACGAAAGCCTTGGCACAATGACCATCGCAGAGCCTGTGGGCATCATCTGTGGTATCGTTCCAACAACAAACCCAACTTCTACAGCAATCTTCAAATCTCTTATCTCTTTGAAGACGCGTAATGCGATTATATTCTCGCCACACCCTCGTGCAAAGAATTCTACGAACGACGCAGCTAAGCTTGTTCTAGATGCGGCAGTCGCAGCTGGTGCTCCAAAAGACATCATTGGTTGGATCGACCAACCTTCTGTTGAGCTTTCTAATGCACTAATGAAGCACGACGACATCGCACTTATCCTTGCAACTGGTGGTCCAGGCATGGTTAAAGCAGCTTACTCTTCTGGTAAACCAGCAATCGGTGTTGGCGCAGGTAACGTTCCTGTCGTTATCGATGAAACTGCAGACATCAAACGTGCAGTCGCTTCTATCCTAATGTCTAAGACTTTCGATAACGGTGTTGTATGTGCTTCTGAGCAGGCAGCTATCGTAGTTGATGATGTTTACGACGAAGTGAAAGAGCGTTTTGCTTCTCACAAAGCTTACGTTTTAAGCAAAGATGAAGCAGCGAAAGTACGTAAAATTCTTCTAATCGAAGGTAACCTAAACGCAAAAATCGTCGGTCAGCCAGCGCCAGCTATCGCTGAAATGGCAGGTGTAACGGTACCAGCAGACACGAAAGTACTTGTTGGTGAAGGTTTGGGTAAAGTTTCATACGACGACGAGTTCGCTCACGAGAAATTGTCTCCAACTCTTGGTTTGTTCCGCGCTGATAATTTCGAAGATGCAGTGGCTCAAGCGGTAACAATGGTTGAGATTGGCGGTATCGGTCACACATCTGGCTTGTACACTGACCAAGACAAGAACGCAGACCGTGTTCGTTACTTTGGCGATAAACTAAAAACAGCTCGTATTCTAATCAACATCCCAACGACTCACGGTGGTATCGGTGACCTGTACAACTTCAACGTTGCACCTTCACTAACATTGGGTTGTGGTTCTTGGGGTGGTAACTCAATCTCTGAGAACGTAGGTCCTAAGCACCTAATTAACAAGAAAACTGTAGCTAAGCGAGCTGAGAACATGTTGTGGCATAAACTACCTAAGTCTATCTACTTCCGTCGCGGTAGCCTTCCAGTTGCACTTGGCGACCTTGAAGGTAAGAAGCGTGCATTCATCGTAACAGACCGTTTCCTATTCAATAACGGTTACGCAGATGAAACCATCAGCATCTTGAAAGCGAACGGTATGGAAGTTCAAACGTTCTTTGATGTAGAAGCGGATCCAGTATTGTCTGCTGTACAAAAAGGTGCAGATTCAATGAAGAGCTTCCAGCCTGATGTCATCATCGCGCTTGGTGGTGGTTCACCAATGGATGCTGCGAAAATCATGTGGGTAATGTACGAGCACCCAGAAACAGCATTTGAAGACCTTGCAATGCGCTTTATGGACATTCGTAAGCGTATTTACAAGTTCCCTAAAATGGGTAAAAAAGCAGAAATGGTTTGTATCCCAACCACTTCAGGTACAGGTTCAGAAGTGACACCGTTTGCGGTTGTTACCGACGACAAAACTGGTGCGAAATACCCACTAGCCGACTACGAACTAACGCCTCAAATGGCTATCGTAGATGCTAACCTAGTAATGAACATGCCTAAGTCTCTATGTGCATTTGGTGGTTACGATGCAGTTGTTCACGCACTTGAAGCTTACGTATCAGTTCTTGCGAACGAATACTCTGATGGCCAAGCTCTACAAGCGCTTAAGATGCTAAAAGAGTACCTACCATCTAGTTATGCGAACGGTTCTAACGACCCGATTGCACGTGAGAAAGTTCACAATGCTGCAACTATCGCTGGTATCGCATTTGCTAACGCATTCCTAGGTGTTTGTCACTCAATGGCGCACAAGATTGGTGCAGAGTTCCACCTTGCGCATGGTATGACTAACGCAATGTTGATTGATAACGTTGTACGCTACAACGCAAACGACAACCCAACTAAGCAGACTGCATTCTCTCAGTACGACCGTCCACAAGCGCGCCGTCGTTACGCTGAAGTTGCAGATCACCTAGACCTAACTCAACCAGGTGACCGCACGGCTCAGAAGATCGAGCGTCTTCTAGGTTGGTTGGACGAGCTTAAAGATAACTTGGACATTCCTAAGTCTATCCAAGCTGCAGGTGTGAACGAAGCTGATTTCCTAGCGAAGATTGATGAACTAGCGGTAGACGCGTTCGATGACCAATGTACTGGTGCGAACCCACGTTACCCTCTAATTTCTGAGCTGAAAGACGTGATGTTGTCTGCATACTACGGTAAGCCATACATTGAAGGTGAAACTTTCGAAGGTACAACCGTAATTAAGAAAAAAGCAGACCAAGTTGCAGCAAAGCCAGCACCTAAAGCAGCTGCAAAGGCAACAAAGAAAGAAAAAGCAGAAGCGTAA
- a CDS encoding SDR family oxidoreductase produces the protein MDIRNSVVLITSAGSGLGSTLAVHFTSLGARVVVADTDSIALLDTVKRCRTLSDSIYYYPLPDHSSESIQSLFNYIDERFPNGVDVLINNWPSMPLPRLFGSEQGEEFTHKLSSLASSLYGYGKASALRMRMHKKSGVIVNLTSHQQHNLPEGHENVSAMIVGFTQTWAKELDPFNIRVGGVIPTQFRAKDSANGDWAYVQDEMIRNTEYIVSNDYFNGRVMASEA, from the coding sequence ATGGATATACGAAACTCAGTGGTTTTAATCACTTCTGCAGGTTCAGGGCTAGGCAGTACATTAGCAGTGCATTTTACCTCTTTAGGGGCTCGCGTTGTTGTCGCTGACACAGATTCGATAGCGCTTTTAGATACCGTAAAACGCTGCCGCACTTTGTCAGACAGTATTTACTATTACCCGCTTCCAGACCACTCTTCCGAGAGTATTCAGTCTTTGTTTAATTACATTGACGAGCGGTTTCCAAATGGTGTTGATGTGCTGATTAATAATTGGCCCAGCATGCCGCTTCCAAGACTATTTGGCAGTGAACAAGGAGAGGAGTTCACTCACAAATTGTCATCATTGGCTTCGTCCCTATATGGTTACGGAAAAGCCAGTGCTCTGAGGATGCGCATGCATAAAAAATCGGGGGTTATTGTAAATTTAACTTCTCACCAGCAACACAATCTGCCAGAAGGGCACGAGAATGTTTCTGCGATGATTGTTGGATTTACTCAAACATGGGCGAAAGAGCTCGACCCGTTTAACATCCGTGTGGGAGGTGTCATACCCACACAATTTCGCGCTAAGGACAGTGCCAATGGTGATTGGGCATATGTGCAGGATGAAATGATTAGAAACACTGAATACATAGTCTCCAATGACTATTTTAATGGTCGCGTAATGGCTTCAGAAGCATAG
- a CDS encoding IS1182 family transposase, which yields MLQEPSPQQYELEMVTMEQLVPKNHLVRKIDKVIDFEFIRDEVAHLYCKDNGRPPVDPVRLFKIILLGYLFGIKSERQLVKEIEVNVAYRWFLRMSLTEKVIHASTLSQNRIRRFNGTDIFERIFINIVEQAMAKGLVAGQQLFTDSTHLKANANKNKHTNEVREVRASAYLDMLDEDVALDREKEGKKPLKARESEPKIKNTKVSTTDPESGFMTRDNKPQGFFYLDHRTVDGLHGIIVDTHTTAGNVNDSQPYVGRLDYTLERFNLNPIAVGLDAGYFTAPVAESLERRSILGVFGYRRPSRTKNTFKKKHFIYHKGSDSYQCPNGQNLIYKTTSRDAYREYHSDPKECAFCPLREDCTQSKNMKKVITRHIYTDAVERANEMRLSPYGKKTYRRRSETVERSFADAKQHHGHRYARFRGLTNVQMQCWLAATAQNIKKIVLVVSYLRKNGLNMPQIRQILAFCCQLKNWVLPNFA from the coding sequence ATGCTTCAAGAACCTTCTCCTCAACAGTACGAACTTGAAATGGTCACCATGGAACAGCTTGTTCCTAAAAACCATTTGGTTCGCAAGATTGATAAAGTCATCGACTTCGAATTTATCCGTGATGAAGTCGCTCATCTCTATTGTAAAGATAATGGGCGCCCACCCGTTGACCCTGTGCGCTTGTTTAAAATCATTCTCCTTGGCTATCTCTTCGGAATAAAAAGCGAGCGACAGCTCGTGAAAGAAATTGAAGTGAATGTCGCCTATCGTTGGTTCTTACGAATGTCCTTAACGGAGAAGGTTATCCATGCCTCGACACTCAGCCAAAACCGCATTCGTCGCTTCAATGGTACGGACATATTCGAACGTATTTTTATCAATATCGTTGAGCAGGCTATGGCTAAGGGCTTAGTGGCGGGGCAACAATTATTCACTGATAGCACTCACCTAAAGGCAAATGCCAACAAGAACAAACACACCAATGAAGTAAGAGAAGTTCGGGCTAGTGCTTACCTTGATATGCTTGATGAAGACGTCGCATTAGACCGAGAAAAAGAAGGAAAGAAGCCACTTAAAGCACGAGAATCTGAGCCTAAAATCAAGAATACAAAAGTCAGCACTACAGATCCTGAAAGTGGGTTTATGACCCGTGATAACAAGCCACAAGGCTTCTTCTACCTTGACCATCGCACTGTAGATGGACTGCATGGGATTATCGTGGATACCCATACTACCGCAGGGAATGTCAATGACTCTCAACCCTATGTCGGACGACTGGATTATACGTTAGAACGGTTCAACCTTAATCCAATAGCGGTCGGGCTGGATGCGGGCTATTTTACGGCACCAGTCGCAGAGTCATTAGAGCGGCGAAGTATTTTAGGTGTGTTTGGTTACCGAAGACCCTCACGAACAAAGAATACCTTCAAGAAAAAGCACTTTATCTACCACAAAGGAAGTGACAGTTACCAATGTCCAAATGGGCAAAATCTCATCTATAAAACGACCTCAAGAGACGCTTACAGAGAGTATCACTCCGACCCGAAAGAGTGTGCGTTCTGTCCACTGAGGGAGGACTGTACCCAAAGCAAAAACATGAAGAAGGTAATTACTCGGCATATCTATACCGATGCCGTAGAGAGAGCCAACGAAATGCGGCTTTCTCCCTACGGAAAGAAAACGTATAGACGGAGAAGTGAGACGGTCGAAAGAAGCTTCGCCGATGCGAAACAGCATCATGGTCACCGTTATGCTCGGTTCCGAGGTCTGACGAACGTGCAAATGCAGTGTTGGCTTGCAGCCACCGCTCAAAACATCAAGAAGATAGTTTTAGTGGTGAGTTATCTTCGAAAAAACGGTCTAAATATGCCCCAAATACGTCAAATATTAGCTTTTTGCTGCCAATTAAAGAATTGGGTACTTCCAAACTTCGCATGA